In one window of Bos javanicus breed banteng chromosome 24, ARS-OSU_banteng_1.0, whole genome shotgun sequence DNA:
- the LOC133237847 gene encoding serpin B10, with translation MDFLAKSINQFALEFSKKLAESAEGKNIFFSPWGISASLAMVYLGTKGTTAAQMAQVLQFSRDQDSKFCPDSEKKRKMEFNVGKPEEMCSDFQTLISEINSSSHACILKTANRIYGEKTFPFHKKYLEDVKTYFGAEPQSVNFIGASDQIRKEINSWVEKQTEGKILNLLPDDAVDPTTRMVLVNALYFKGVWEHQFLVQNTTEKSFKINKTTSKPVQMMSMKEKLQVFYIESPQAMGLQLYYESRDLSLLILLPEDVDGLDQLEKAITYEKLSEWTSADMMELCNVQLNLPKFKLEETYDLKSTLSSMGMSDAFNQSKADFSGMSSERNLFLSSVFHKCFVEINEQGTEAAAGTGSEVSVRMKLPSIEFNADHPFLFFIRHNKTNGILFYGRFCSP, from the exons ATGGACTTTCTAGCAAAATCTATCAACCAATTTGCTCTGGAGTTTAGTAAAAAGCTAGCTGAATCTGCTGAGggtaaaaatatcttcttttctcCCTGGGGGATCTCAGCCTCCTTGGCCATGGTGTATTTGGGCACCAAAGGGACCACTGCAGCCCAAATGGCCCAG GTTCTTCAATTTAGCAGAGACCAGGACAGCAAATTTTGTCCtgacagtgaaaagaaaaggaaaatg gaattcaATGTGGGCAAGCCTGAAGAAATGTGCTCTGATTTCCAGACACTTATTTCAGAAATCAACAGTTCCAGCCATGCTTGCATACTTAAAACAGCCAACAGGATCTACGGGGAGAAAACTTTTCCATTTCACAAG AAATATTTAGAAGATGTGAAAACATATTTTGGTGCAGAGCCACAGTCTGTGAACTTTATAGGAGCTTCTGACCAAATCAGAAAGGAGATCAACTCTTGGGTTGAAAAACAGACTGAGG GAAAAATCCTAAATCTCCTACCTGATGATGCAGTGGATCCTACAACCAGAATGGTTCTGGTGAATGCCCTTTACTTTAAAGGAGTCTGGGAACATCAATTCTTAGTCCAAAATACCACAGAAAAGTCTTTCAAAATAAACAAG ACTACAAGCAAACCAGTGCAAATGATgtccatgaaagaaaaacttcAAGTATTTTACATAGAAAGTCCACAAGCCATGGGCCTTCAACTCTACTATGAGAGCCGTGACCTCAGTCTGCTCATACTGCTGCCAGAAGACGTTGATGGACTGGATCAG CTGGAAAAGGCTATCACCTATGAGAAGCTGAGTGAGTGGACCAGCGCAGACATGATGGAGTTGTGCAATGTGCAGTTAAACCTTCCCAAGTTCAAGCTGGAAGAGACTTACGATCTCAAGTCAACTTTGAGCAGTATGGGGATGAGTGATGCCTTTAACCAGAGCAAAGCTGATTTCTCAGGAATGTCCTCAGAGAGAAACCTATTTCTGTCCAGTGTTTTCCATAAGTGttttgtggaaataaatgaacaagGTACAGAGGCTGCAGCTGGTACTGGGAGTGAAGTAAGTGTAAGAATGAAACTCCCTTCCATCGAATTCAATGCAGACCACCCGTTCCTCTTCTTCATCAGGCACAACAAAACCAACGGCATTTTATTTTATGGGAGATTCTGCTCCCCCTAA